A region of the Vibrio chagasii genome:
CCCTGACCTTCTTAGGTATCACATTGGGCGTTGCAGTGTTGTTTGCTCTGATCGCAGTAGTTGCTCCTATTGTGCAACAAAGTTATGGTATCAACATCTCGATATCTGCGATTACACCACACGAGTGGAAATTGCTTATGCTGGTGCAAATTGCCGGAATCATTATCGGCTTCATTCCCGCTTTCAGGGCTTACCGTCAGTCATTGTCTGATGGCATGACAATTCGAATCTAAAATAGGAACCTACGATGCAACGCAAATTCCTACTGATACTTGGGCTAATGATGTTCCCATTTATCAGTACAGCTCACGCTGAAACGCCTCAGAATGAGGAATCGGTATTAACACTCGAATGGATTGATTTGATTCCAGAATCAGAGCGTGCTCAACTAGATTCGTTTGGCATGCCGATGGTTGACCATAACAGTATGGAAAAGCCTCAACAGTCGACACTGGGTGCGGTTCGTCCGGAGTTAAACGGCAGTAAGGTTAAGATCCCAGGATTTGTGATTCCATTGGAAGGCGATGAGAATATGATCACTGAGTTTCTGTTAGTGCCGTACTTTGGTGCATGTATCCATGTTCCACCACCGCCACCGAACCAAATTATTTACGTTAAGTTCCCTAAGGGCGCGCCAATCCAGCAATTGTGGGATGTTATCTATTTGGTAGGTACGCTGAAAACAGAATCTATCAGTCACGATCTAGCGCAAACGGGCTATCTGATTGAAGGTAATGCAATTGAAGAATACGACGACATGTAGTCGTTTGGAGGGTGGCTCAGCGATGGGCCGCCGTCACTGAATAAATCAAGTTATTCAATAACAGTTTAATACCGATATTGTTCCTCTAAATTACGCAATGTAATTAGATAAATAAGCTAGCACACCCACATAAGTCGCGAGTAATAAACCTATACCAAGCTGCTTTTTCAGCTTGTTATCATTGACTTGATTCATAACTCCTCCTTGATAATTACAACAAATTTAACATTTTATTATCATTATCAAAAGTAAAATTTTGTTGAAGTCTTCAACTCTGCACGCAAAATCTAGCCACCAATCAGATAAAGAGTTACATTTTAGACAGTTATACCAATCGCAGTAAGTCAGTGATCTGCAATAGCGTAGGGAAAAGCCTTGAGAGCAATGACTACGATTGGTATTGATTCGTCTCCTAACGGTACTCTTATGTCAGAAACCAAACAGCCAGTGATCATTGAGCATGCTAGCGACACACAGCACAAGCATGAGAAAAAGCCTCATATTGCCGACAGTGCCAGTCGAATGCTGCACATTGCCCAAAGCTTCGGTTTAGATTCCTTAATTAGTCATAGCGAAAAAACGAACGATAAAGCCGCTAGCACTCTGATTGAGCGAGCGTTATTGCGAGAGAAGAAACGTAGGGAGCTGCGCCAGAAGAACCTAGAGCAGATCCTGAAACTGGCCCACTCTTCATGTAAAGATGAAGCGGCTGGAGATCCAGATCAGGACTGGCTGTACCGCTTTTTCGATATGGCACAAGAGATCCACAACACATCAATGCAAAGGCTGTGGGCTCAGGTGCTGAAACGAGAAGTCACCAACCCAGGCTCTACGTCGATGAAGGCGCTACAAATCCTCAAAGATATGACACCAAAGGAAGCACTGACCTTGCAAAGAGCTGCTTCACTGGGTTGTAGCTTTGGTAGTGACAACAGTAAAAAGCTGTTGCTTGGTTTTAAGTCTCACGCAGGGCTGTTCAGTTTTGGTAAAAGAGACACCACAAACACCATTAACCTTGGTGGGCATAACCTTCCCTACTCTAGCCTTCTCCACCTGATTGAACTTGGCATCATCCTAGGTACAGAGTTAGAGTCTGGAGAGATCGACTTCGACCCGGCATTACATCTAACGTATCAAGGTAAGAGCATGTCACTGGCGCCGCTATCAAAAGGCGTTAAGTTGGTGTACTACCGATTCAGCCCTACTGGCAATGAGCTATGTGCGCTACTAGGCAATAAACCTAACATGCCTTATTACGACCAATTGATTGCCCTATTGAGCCAGAAATTCACGGTACAAACCGAAGTGAAAAGCAGTGTGAATTACACCGTCTAGATAATAGAGTCTAGTAAGTAGACGGCGTAAAAATTGAAAAGCATTGAGAAGAATGAAGATAATCTAGAGGATAGGTTTCTTGTCTCGGTAGAGTAAGGCTGCCCTGCTTTTAGCGGACATGCGCAGCCTTAGTCATACCAGCGGTCTCAATTAGCTAAAATGTTACGCTTCTCTAACGCATCAATACACAGCTCGACCAATTCATCGATCGTCTTCTCTCCTGCAGGTAGATCGATCTCAGGGTTCTGTGGCGCTTCATAAGTAGAACTGATTCCGGTGAAATTAGGAATCTCTCCAGCACGTGCTTTCTTATACAAACCTTTAGGATCACGCTGTTCGCAAACCTCTAATGGCGTATTCACAAACACTTCAAGAAACTCTCCTTCAGGCAGTAAATCGCGTACTAGTTGTCTTTCCGCTTGGTGAGGAGAGATAAACGCAGACAGCACAATCAAACCAGCATCGGCCATCAATTTAGCTAACTCACCGATACGACGAATATTCTCTCGGCGATCTTGCTCAGAAAAGCCAAGATCACTACATAAGCCATGACGAACATTGTCACCATCCAGCAAATAGGTATGGTAACCCAGTTGCGCCAAACGATTCTCTAGCGTACCTGCCACTGTCGACTTACCAGAACCAGACAGCCCAGTGAACCAGAGCACGGCAGGCTTTTGTGATTTCAGATCCGCGCGGAATGCTTTATCAATCGAGTGTTGATGCCACACAACATTCTCATCTTTGTGTTTGAGTACTGCGGTCATAAATAGTCCTTTAAATAAACAGCATTAAAATGGGAAAAAGTAAGGAATTAGGGTCATTACCAAGCCCGAATAAACAATCGAGATTGGGATACCGATGCGCAGATAATCTGTGAGGTGATAATTACCTACGCTATAAACAAGTAAGTTAGTCTGGTAGCCGTATGGTGAAATGAAACTGGCACTCGCACCAAACAACACCGCCATGATGAATGGCATTGGGTCGACGCCATAGCCTACCGCCATGCTGTAGCCGATCGGGAACGAAAGTGCCGCAGCGGCGTTATTGGTGACTAACTCTGTCAGAATCAGAGTCATCAGATAAGTCGCGACCAAGGCACCAAATACGCCCCAGCCATTAAAGGCCTCCATAAACATCTGCCCCATACGTTCAGATAAGCCAGATGAAATCATCAGCTGAGCAATAGAGAGTGCAGAGCCAACAATCACAACGATATCAACAGGAAAGCGGCGACGAAGCTCACTCAGCTGCACGATGCCAAATGCCACCAGCAATAATAAAAAACCAGCTAAGCCTTTAATTATCGGCACCATATCAAGCAGCGCTAAGCCAATCACACTGGTGAAACCGAGTAGCACGAGTGCCGATTTATCTGCATCAAGCTTGGCGCTTGAATCCAAATCATTCATCAACACAAACTCTTTGTTGTGTTGCTGGCGCTGCTCTTCAAAGCGTTTGCCAGGTACCAGAATCAAGGTATCGCCTGCCGTCAGCGTTATGTTACCCAAGCCACCTTCAAGGCGTTCATGACCGCGACGAATCGCCACCACCACAGCATCAAAGCGGTCTCGGAACTGGCTGGTTTTCAGTGTTTTATTACAGAAGCTTGCCGATGAGCTCACCACTACTTCGACAAAGCTCTGACCGTTCAAATGGTGCTGACCAAACAGGGTTAATCCTCGGATTTCTTGCAGTGTTGCCACGCTCTCGACATCACCACAAAACAGCAAGCGATCTCGAGCCTGCAATACAAAATCAGGGTCAATCGAGGCGGTGGTTTTACCGTCACGAATCACTTCCGCCAAAAAGAGTTTTCTCAAAGCTCTTAAGTTGTTTTCACTAACACTACGACCAACCAACGGAGAGCCTGGCTCAACTCTGGCTTCTAAGAAATAAGGTAGATCATCTTGCGATCCATCATCG
Encoded here:
- the cysC gene encoding adenylyl-sulfate kinase translates to MTAVLKHKDENVVWHQHSIDKAFRADLKSQKPAVLWFTGLSGSGKSTVAGTLENRLAQLGYHTYLLDGDNVRHGLCSDLGFSEQDRRENIRRIGELAKLMADAGLIVLSAFISPHQAERQLVRDLLPEGEFLEVFVNTPLEVCEQRDPKGLYKKARAGEIPNFTGISSTYEAPQNPEIDLPAGEKTIDELVELCIDALEKRNILAN
- a CDS encoding TIGR03899 family protein, which translates into the protein MSETKQPVIIEHASDTQHKHEKKPHIADSASRMLHIAQSFGLDSLISHSEKTNDKAASTLIERALLREKKRRELRQKNLEQILKLAHSSCKDEAAGDPDQDWLYRFFDMAQEIHNTSMQRLWAQVLKREVTNPGSTSMKALQILKDMTPKEALTLQRAASLGCSFGSDNSKKLLLGFKSHAGLFSFGKRDTTNTINLGGHNLPYSSLLHLIELGIILGTELESGEIDFDPALHLTYQGKSMSLAPLSKGVKLVYYRFSPTGNELCALLGNKPNMPYYDQLIALLSQKFTVQTEVKSSVNYTV
- a CDS encoding SLC13 family permease yields the protein MWQQGFVLAILLGIITCLLVTRIKPSFIFAGAAFIAFMGGMIDLSSLANNFTNSSLLTLILLILASSALEKTRLISWVSRNISEGRLGTVVAKLGISTALLSSFTNNTAVVVSLIGAIKRNQQHAPSKLLIPLSYAAILGGTLTLIGTSTNLIINSFVEDAGLPSLNFFTPTLIGLAVLAGGVLILIPLSYFLPSYDDGSQDDLPYFLEARVEPGSPLVGRSVSENNLRALRKLFLAEVIRDGKTTASIDPDFVLQARDRLLFCGDVESVATLQEIRGLTLFGQHHLNGQSFVEVVVSSSASFCNKTLKTSQFRDRFDAVVVAIRRGHERLEGGLGNITLTAGDTLILVPGKRFEEQRQQHNKEFVLMNDLDSSAKLDADKSALVLLGFTSVIGLALLDMVPIIKGLAGFLLLLVAFGIVQLSELRRRFPVDIVVIVGSALSIAQLMISSGLSERMGQMFMEAFNGWGVFGALVATYLMTLILTELVTNNAAAALSFPIGYSMAVGYGVDPMPFIMAVLFGASASFISPYGYQTNLLVYSVGNYHLTDYLRIGIPISIVYSGLVMTLIPYFFPF
- a CDS encoding DUF3299 domain-containing protein, yielding MQRKFLLILGLMMFPFISTAHAETPQNEESVLTLEWIDLIPESERAQLDSFGMPMVDHNSMEKPQQSTLGAVRPELNGSKVKIPGFVIPLEGDENMITEFLLVPYFGACIHVPPPPPNQIIYVKFPKGAPIQQLWDVIYLVGTLKTESISHDLAQTGYLIEGNAIEEYDDM